A window from Musa acuminata AAA Group cultivar baxijiao chromosome BXJ3-10, Cavendish_Baxijiao_AAA, whole genome shotgun sequence encodes these proteins:
- the LOC135650574 gene encoding fatty acid desaturase DES3-like gives MVAMTKRDDGEVVNGEDGKFEAGRPPPFRIGDIRVAIPSHCWVKNPWRSMIYVLRDAVVIAALAAAAGYFDSWIIWPIYWLAQGTMFWAVFVLGHDCGHGSFSNSVWLNNVVGHFLHSSILVPYHGWRISHRTHHQNHGNVDKDESWHPLPEKTYRGMKPNGRKMRFSLPYPLFAFPAYLLWRSPGKEGSHFLPSSSLFHPNEQGDIIVSTLCWSAMVTLLLGLSWVYGPIPVLKLYGLPSLVFVMWLDLVTYLHHHGYHEKLPWYRGKEWSYLRGGLTTIDRDYGWINNIHHDIGTHVIHHLFPQIPHYNLVEATKAAKPVLGKYYREPEKSGPLPLHLFGVLLRSLRVDHFVSDEGEVVYYQTDPQQYGDWQQKFK, from the exons ATGGTGGCCATGACGAAAAGAGACGACGGGGAGGTCGTGAACGGCGAGGATGGGAAGTTCGAGGCCGGACGGCCGCCGCCATTCAGGATCGGTGATATCCGGGTGGCCATACCCAGCCATTGCTGGGTGAAGAACCCCTGGCGTTCCATGATCTACGTCCTTCGTGACGCCGTCGTCATCGCCGCGCTCGCGGCTGCCGCCGGCTATTTTGACAGTTGGATCATCTGGCCAATCTACTGGCTAGCCCAGGGCACCATGTTCTGGGCTGTCTTCGTTCTGGGACATGACTG TGGCCATGGAAGCTTCTCCAACAGCGTGTGGCTGAACAATGTGGTTGGGCACTTTCTTCACTCCAGCATTCTGGTGCCTTACCATGGATG GAGGATTAGCCACAGGACTCATCACCAGAACCATGGGAATGTGGACAAGGATGAATCGTGGCACCCG TTACCTGAGAAGACATACAGGGGAATGAAACCGAACGGCCGAAAAATGCGGTTTTCGTTACCTTACCCCTTGTTTGCATTCCCGGCCTATCTG TTGTGGAGAAGCCCTGGAAAAGAAGGTTCTCATTTCCTGCCGAGTAGCAGCTTGTTTCATCCAAATGAGCAAGGCGACATCATCGTATCAACCTTGTGCTGGTCAGCCATGGTCACATTGCTTCTTGGTCTATCCTGGGTGTATGGCCCTATTCCAGTGCTCAAACTCTATGGTTTGCCCTCCTTG GTTTTTGTAATGTGGCTAGATTTGGTTACTTACTTGCATCACCATGGCTACCATGAGAAGCTCCCCTGGTACCGTGGCAAG GAATGGAGCTATCTGCGAGGAGGACTGACGACAATTGATAGGGACTATGGCTGGATAAACAACATCCACCATGATATTGGAACTCATGTCATTCACCATCTCTTTCCCCAGATACCACACTACAATCTGGTAGAAGCA ACAAAGGCTGCGAAACCTGTGCTCGGGAAATATTACCGAGAACCGGAGAAATCTGGGCCGCTTCCACTGCACCTGTTTGGCGTTCTTCTTAGGAGCCTAAGAGTCGACCACTTTGTGAGCGACGAGGGAGAAGTTGTCTACTACCAGACCGACCCTCAGCAGTACGGCGACTGGCAGCAGAAGTTCAAGTGA